One segment of Sphingomonas morindae DNA contains the following:
- a CDS encoding DAHL domain-containing protein, with amino-acid sequence MRPRRALFAVGLLIACAALWIILWPGARQRDWLAGGARALGAFTMADRALQRDVLMARAGLIRNYDPLTQESADMRAALAELDRATAPDPAATAAARRLGAGAARRLALVERFKSDNALLQNSLARLAHVSASPHVSEAASLLAAKILRLTLDTTPNAVDAARAALADYERAAHQGDSGEARQLYAHSRLLVRLLPEVDRIVAAILDAPVDREIAATRAALASATTRMDERARHRRLVLAIASGLTAAILVLLAISLHLHVQSLRRRGDFEHLHATILGLMMDVRAPDLPDRIRRALARVAAHVGADRAYLLLDDGRAPAFLWSRRGGLTAPYARAMVEAASNIAAWRDDHIALAPRQALAAEPKAAVSQHGAVPASLVLLRAPESEGAVVLGIERVRGALRLRPETLAGLSTALVAILQAIHRDRLEAERLAFERKAARGRRMETIGAFASGIAHNVNNIIGAIAGFAETAELHVGARSPAAASLAEIRTAVGRARMLVDQVLRFGRRAEHPHERVALGPFIEETARLLGASLPAGVRLRLGPVLPPITLLADAAQVQQVLLNLCHNAAVAMPEGGTIGCEIEHVRTRDPRQLSHAVIRAGDYVVIAVTDQGHGIAPAILPRLFDPFYTTRQGGTGLGLSTAWDIVQQHGGSIDVRSTVGRGSRFSVWLPIADAEQPGPEATPQRGEGQAILLVNPDAEALQRDEELVAALGYEPWGATSLAAAAPLIEACDAILIAGVDGGFCAEATAALRPRARGKTWLTASPSLADDAEGLRYPLRAYELLLALAAVRKAPASG; translated from the coding sequence GCCCGCGCGCTGGGCGCCTTCACCATGGCCGATCGCGCGCTGCAACGCGATGTGCTGATGGCGCGCGCCGGGCTGATCCGCAATTATGACCCGCTCACCCAGGAGAGCGCCGACATGCGCGCCGCGCTGGCCGAGCTCGACCGCGCCACCGCGCCGGATCCGGCGGCGACGGCGGCGGCGCGGCGGCTGGGGGCGGGCGCCGCGCGGCGGCTGGCGCTGGTGGAGCGGTTCAAATCGGACAATGCGCTGCTCCAGAACTCGCTGGCGCGGCTGGCCCATGTCTCGGCCTCGCCGCATGTATCGGAAGCGGCCAGCCTGCTCGCCGCCAAGATCCTGCGGCTCACGCTCGATACCACGCCCAATGCGGTGGATGCGGCGCGCGCCGCGCTGGCCGACTATGAGCGCGCCGCCCATCAGGGCGATAGCGGCGAGGCGCGCCAGCTCTATGCCCATTCGCGGCTGCTGGTGCGGCTGCTCCCCGAAGTGGACCGGATCGTCGCCGCCATTCTCGACGCGCCGGTCGATCGCGAGATCGCGGCCACGCGCGCGGCGCTGGCCTCGGCGACGACGCGGATGGACGAGCGGGCGCGGCATCGCCGCCTGGTGCTGGCGATCGCCAGCGGGCTCACCGCCGCGATCCTGGTGCTGCTCGCCATCTCGCTGCACCTCCATGTCCAGTCGCTGCGGCGGCGCGGCGATTTCGAGCATCTCCACGCCACCATTCTCGGCCTGATGATGGACGTGCGCGCCCCCGACCTGCCCGACCGCATAAGGCGCGCGCTGGCGCGGGTCGCCGCGCATGTCGGCGCCGACCGCGCCTATCTGCTGCTCGACGACGGGCGCGCGCCCGCCTTTCTCTGGTCGCGTCGCGGCGGGCTGACCGCGCCCTATGCCCGGGCGATGGTGGAGGCCGCGTCGAATATCGCCGCCTGGCGCGACGATCATATCGCGCTCGCGCCGCGCCAGGCGCTGGCCGCCGAGCCCAAGGCGGCGGTGTCCCAGCACGGCGCCGTGCCCGCCTCGCTCGTGCTGCTGCGCGCGCCCGAGAGCGAAGGCGCGGTGGTGCTGGGCATCGAGCGCGTGCGCGGCGCGCTGCGGCTCCGTCCGGAAACGCTGGCCGGGCTTTCGACGGCGCTGGTGGCGATCCTGCAGGCGATCCATCGCGATCGCCTCGAAGCCGAGCGGCTCGCCTTTGAACGCAAGGCCGCGCGCGGCCGCCGGATGGAGACGATCGGCGCCTTCGCCAGCGGCATCGCGCATAATGTGAACAACATCATCGGCGCGATCGCGGGGTTTGCCGAAACCGCCGAGCTGCATGTCGGCGCCCGCTCGCCCGCCGCCGCCAGCCTCGCCGAGATCCGCACGGCGGTGGGGCGCGCGCGCATGCTGGTGGATCAGGTGCTGCGCTTCGGCCGCCGTGCCGAGCATCCGCACGAGCGCGTGGCGCTCGGCCCCTTTATCGAGGAGACGGCGCGGCTGCTGGGCGCCTCGCTCCCGGCCGGCGTGCGGCTGCGGCTGGGGCCGGTGCTGCCGCCGATCACGCTTCTCGCCGATGCCGCGCAGGTGCAGCAGGTGCTGCTCAATCTCTGCCACAATGCCGCCGTGGCGATGCCGGAGGGGGGCACGATCGGCTGCGAGATCGAGCATGTCCGCACCCGCGATCCGCGCCAGCTCAGCCACGCCGTGATCCGGGCGGGCGATTATGTCGTCATCGCGGTGACCGACCAGGGCCATGGCATCGCCCCCGCGATCCTGCCGCGCCTGTTCGATCCCTTCTACACGACGCGCCAGGGCGGCACCGGGCTCGGCCTCTCCACCGCCTGGGACATCGTCCAGCAGCATGGCGGATCGATCGACGTGCGCAGCACGGTCGGCCGGGGCAGCCGCTTCTCGGTCTGGCTGCCGATCGCCGACGCCGAGCAGCCCGGCCCGGAGGCGACGCCCCAGCGCGGCGAGGGCCAGGCCATCCTGCTCGTCAATCCCGATGCCGAGGCGCTGCAGCGCGACGAGGAGCTGGTCGCGGCGCTCGGCTATGAGCCCTGGGGCGCGACCAGCCTCGCCGCCGCCGCGCCGCTGATCGAGGCCTGCGACGCCATCCTCATCGCCGGGGTGGATGGCGGCTTCTGCGCCGAGGCGACCGCCGCGCTGCGCCCGCGCGCGCGGGGCAAGACCTGGCTCACCGCCTCCCCGAGCCTCGCGGACGATGCGGAAGGGCTGCGCTATCCGCTGCGCGCCTATGAACTGCTGCTCGCGCTGGCGGCGGTGCGCAAGGCGCCCGCGTCCGGCTGA